AAATGGTATTCTGACCTATGACAGGCGGGAAAAGATATTTGGATATGATGAGGTTGCTTATGGCGGCGATATGTCAATCAATGATCTGACGCAGCCGGAGTATGTTGGTCTGGACGTAAATCCTGCACTGGTGGCAAAACCGGGAGCACAATATTCGGCACCGGCTGTCAGTATGCGATGGACGGATGAAACACTTCCCACTCATACCTTAAGATGGAGGTTTGATGCGACCGATGTCTATGGAAATCAGATATCTACAGGGCTTTCAGGAGCCTTTGATATTGCTTTCGGGCCGTATCAGAGAGAATCCAACACGATAGAATTCCGTCTGCCCTCACAGGAATGCGTCGGAACAGTAACGGTGTGGATTGAAAACCAGGACGGTGAAGTGGTTGCGAAAAACTTTGCAAATGTCATCGTGTCCGATGGAAAAACTTCCGATGAAATCAGTCAGATCGGAGAGAATTCTTTCCTATTAAAAAACACGGACCGTACATCCGATGTGAGCGGCACCGGAAGTAGCAAACTTACATTTACTGTTCCGGAGGACTTTGACAGCAACACATTAAAGCAGCTTCGGCTGCTGACTGAGGCGTCTTCCAACAAAGGTGCCACCGCTTCCAATTCGGCACAGGCACAGACTACGAAAGGCAGTGAGCTGGCATCTGACATGACGGTTCTGGTCAACGGGGTGGAGATTGATACAGTATATCTGCCGGATAATCCGAGAGATATACGCGGTACCTTAACTTTACCACAGGGGTTAAATGGCGGTTCCAGTGCCGGTAATTTCGGATACCTGGTGAATTTAAATCTCACGCAGGATCAGGTGGCAGCAGTAGCGGCTACACTTACGGATTCAAAAGAAATTACCGTGACCTGTCAGGTAAAGGAGGATGCAAAACACAAAGGCGGATTACGTCTTTATGATGAAACCAATGGACGCTATGCGGTGAATCCGGCAATTATCCTGAATCCACAGGAGCTGTACACCGCACAGGAGAGCATGCAGCTAAACAAGGAGACGGCACATGTAATTGATACAGAGCAGGCAAACTATTCTGTTGAGGCGCTTCTTTCAGGAGAAGATGCAGGTATTCTTGTCCGGTATGATGCAGCGAATGAAAGCGGCTACTATGTAAGACAAAGCAATCACGGAACAACACTTGAATTGTTGAAGGCAGACGGCAGTGTGCTGGCTCCCGCAGTCACCTTAAGTGAGGGAGAACACCCGGTGAAAATCACGCTGTTTGATGACCATATCCAAGTATTCGCAGATCATGCACCGGAAGCGGTGATTGATATCTATGATTACAGTGGCTATACCGGTGCTGTTGCCCTCAGATCACGGGCGGAAGGAAGAATCGATGAACTGACGATATCTCCGGAAAGCTATGAGGCAGTGCAGAGCGAGGGACAAAGTGAAGTAAACTATACCGATCATTTTATCCTGGCACAGAAAACCTTTGACAGCCGTTATACGATTGTTGGAAATGACTGGAAGAGTACCGTGACCTCTGACAATAAGCTTTCCATCACAACCCAGGATGGGGATAAAGCAGTTCTCAAGGACATCACGGCGGAGGATCTGGTACTTGAGGCGGATATAGCAATTACCAAAAAGAATGCAGACGGAAATATCGGATTTATCTTCCGGGGAAGCGATTTCGGAATCGGTACAGATGCGGCAAACGGATACTATGCCGGAATTGGTATCGAAGACCGGGACAATGAAAATAAAGGAAAGGGTTTTGTGATTCTTGGCCGCATGGACAGGAACGGTAACCCGAAATGGACCCAGCTGGGGCTGAAAACCATCGGAGAAATGGATGTGGATGAGATCCATCGGCTCCGCGTGGAGGCAGTCGGACCACGTATCAGAGTGTACCTGGATGATGAGACATCGCCGGAACTGGATGTTTATGATGCTACCTATCAAGGAGGAGGAGTAGCAATTCGTGGATTCCGTGCTGCCGGAACTCTGGATAATCTGGTGGTGTCCACCGCACCGCGCTATCATGCAGATTTTGAGAATGGCAGCATCGCGGAATGGGATACGGCCGGAACCTGGGGGACAGATGGGAAGATGAAACTGTCGGCCGGTCAGACGGAGACTGACCCCTCCGGCTGCGCTTTAGTTGGAAATGCAGGGTGGAGCGATTTGAAGCTGGAGGCGGATGTTGTGCTCGGAAAGGATTCTCTCGCGGGACTGATTGTACGTGGAAAGCTTCATGAGGAAGGTTTGTCAGGCTATCAGGTTCTTTTGGATGAGAAGCAAAATAAAGTACAATTTGTGCTGAATCGTAACGGGGCTTCTGCCGTACTGAAAGAGGTCTCGCTGAATCTGTCACCCGGATCCCACCATGTGGCAGTTACGGCTGCGAATAATCTCTACACAACACATGTTGACGGAAAAGAAGTCATGAAGGTGACCGACCAAACGTATGCAAAGGGAAAAGTGGGACTGACAACGAAAGACAGCAGTGTTTCCTTTGATCATGTGGAGGTAAAGGACCAGTTTATCTATGAGGAAAATTTCGAAAACGGAGCACTGAACGGATGGGAGATCATCGCCGGTGATTTTTCCGTGGACGACAACATCTTGCATATCCAGCCGGGCAAAGGAAGCAAGATGGTGAATGGATATGCCACCTGGGGCAACTACACACTATCCGCAAAGATGAAGCTGGATGTATCTTCTGAAGCAAAATCAAATGGCGGATTCATCTTCCGGTCTTCCGATTTCGGAAGCGGTCAGGATGACCTTCGCGGTTACGTAGCAGGCATCAATTACAACCCGAAAAAGGGAGATGCACAGAGCGACCAGAGCGGTATTGAACTGGGAGATTTAAGGTATGGATGGCGTCCGATAAAGAACGACACCGACTATCCGGTAGACCCGGATAAGTGGTACGATTTCAAAGTACGCGTAAAGGATGACAAAATCGCTGTCTATGTGGATGATGAATTATGCTATGAGGTACAGGATGATGCATATCAATACGGTATGTTTGGCATCAGGAATTTCAACGCCGGCCTGTATGTGAAATCCCTGCGTGTGGTTCCGGAGGGGGAAGAGGAAGCAACACCGGCGGTTGACACAACATCTCTGGAATCCCTTATCACAATGCTGGAAGGAATGGCGGATAAGAAGGACAACTATACACCTGACTCCTGGGCGCGGATGGAGGAGAACCTTGATACGGCCAAAGCACTTCTTAAGGAAACGGGTCTGACACAGAAGGCAGTCGACGATATGTTCCTGTCCCTGCTGGACAGCTACCTGAATCTGACGAAAGCCGTGCAAAAGACCGGCCTTAAGGCTGCCATTGACTATGCCGAAGCATTCCTGGCTGACGAAGAGGGGCTGCAGGAGTATACGGAGGAAAGCATTGCGGCACTTCGGGAGGCGTTAGAGGCAGCGAAGACCGTATATGGAACAGACTATGCGGATGTCACAGAAGGAAAGGCAGCAGTCTTAAAAGCTACGAATGACCTGATGGAAGCTACGATCAGCCTGATCCGGCAGGAGCCTGTGGATAAGGAACGTCTGCAGACGTTGATTGATTACGCAGCAGCGGTTCTAAAAGATGCCGGTCATTATACGGCAGCTTCTGTAAAGGTGCTGGAAGAAGCACTGGCATCTGCAACTACAGTTCTGGAGGATAAAAAGGCAACGGAAGAAGAAGTGGCAGAAGCGTGTAAATCATTGTCCGATGCGCTGCTGGGACTTGTCCCCGGGAGTGATAAGGCAGAGCTGGAGAATGCCATAGCGATGGCAGAGAAGATTCTGAAAAATGGGGACCAGTATACCGCCGACAGTCTGAAAGGCCTGGAGGAAAGTCTGCAAAATGCCAGGAGCATCTGCGGTAAAGAAGATCCCACACAAGAAGAGGTAGATGAAGCACTGAAAGCGCTGATTGTGGAGTGCATGGAGGTAAGGCTTCTGGGAGACGTGGATCATAACGGAAAGATTGATTCCCAGGACAGTGCAGCCGTACTGAAAGCGATGGCAGAACTGACCGATCTGGAAGAAGATGCAGAACAGGCGGCCGATGTAACCAGAGATGGAAAAGTCGGTACGGACGATGCGTCCAGGATTTTACAGTATGCAGCAGAACTTGTTGAAAAGTTTTAAAGCAGCAAAAGGAGGAGGAAGCATGTTGAAGAGTGGTATCAAGAAGATGGTGAGTATTGGTCTAACAACAGTCATGGTACTGTCACCTTTGACCAATGCCGCACCGGTAATGGCAGATACAAGTGATGATAAAGGCTTGATATTGCATTATGATTTTCAGGATCTGGATGGGCAGGTCATCGACGATGTGAGCGGGAACGGAAAAACAGGGGTTACACAACCCCTGGGTTCCCCTAAGAATATCCGGGAAGTGACAATTCATGGAGAAACAAAATATGCCTTTGAATTCAAAGGCGGACAGCCCAGTCAAACATCACCCTACATCGAAGTGCCCTCAGGGATTTTCAATGGCCTTGAGGATGTGACATTAAGCTGCTGGGTATACCAGAAGCCGGATGGAAATACCTATCAGAGAGTATGGGACTTCGGGTCGGGCACCCAAAGCTACCTGTATCTCATCAGCAATGGACGCAATTCCGGTCATATGGGGCTGACAGCGGCACTCACAAACAATGGGTGGAGCAAGGAAATCGGCCCGGAAAAAGGTTCGGATCTTGCAGCTGAACGGTGGACCAGGCTTGACGTTACCTTCGACGGCTCGGAAAAGAGCATGTCCCTTTATGAAGACGGTCTTTTAATAGGTACGAAAAAGACGGATACCGACTTAAAAGCAGTAAAGGGAAGCAACCAGAACTGGATTGGATATGGACAGTTTGGCAATGACCTCTTTAAAGGCATGATTGCTGATTTTAAGATCTATGACTATGCGAAAACGCAGGAAGAAATCGTAAGTGACCTGGCTATTGAAGACGGGGTACGTGTGGAAAGAGAAAAGGATCTTCTGGATCTGGGAGACCTTTCCTATGTAACAGAGAATCTGACACTGCCTGTGAAGGGCACACTTGACTGCGATATCAGCTGGGCTTCGGATAACGAGGAGATTTTGGCAGCGGATGGAACCGTGCACAGACCGGAATATGGATCCGGCGATGCCCAGGTAACATTGACAGCCACAATTTCTTATGGAGAAGCTGTTGCCACGAAGGAGTTTATCGTCACAGTGGCGGAGGAGCTTACAGATGAAGCGAGGGCAGAGCAGGATGCCGATGCAATTGATCTTGGGAATATAAGCAGTATAACCAAAGATATTGCGCTTCCGGAGGCAGGCTTCTACGGATCTTCCATTACCTGGGAGTCCGCTGATCCCGCAGTCATCTCGTCCACGGGCGCAGTAACAAGACCGATGGGTGAAGATAAGGAAGTAGTACTGACGGCAACGATTACCTATGGTGCAGCCAGTACACAAAGAACCTTTACAGCCACAGTCCTTTCCGTCTATACGAAGAAGCGGATCATTTCCGCAGAAGATTACAGCGGTGAAACGCGCGTGGGTGTGCTGCCATCCCTTCCTTCCCAGGTAACTGTAACATACAGTGATCAGACGAAGGGAAGCGAGAAAGTTGTATGGCCTGTGGATCTGAAGGCAAGTCAGTTTGCCGAAGAAGGGCAGCAGGTAATTACCGGACATCTGGTAGATTATGATATGGACGTAAAGGCAATGATTTCAGTCGTTGACAAAGAAGCCACCGCACCGGAAAAAAGTGTAACGAATTTCGCTCTGTCCGATGTGACACTGGACGGAACAGACACAATCTTCGGGCAGAACCTCCAGCGGGCGATCAGTACGCTCGACAACATGGATGCGGACCGATATCTCTATAACTTCAGAGTCACCTTCGGCCAGGATACGAAGGGCGCAAAACCCTATGGCGGATGGGAAGATCCGACGGGGCTTTTAAGGGGGCATGCTACAGGACATTATATGTCGGCACTGGCGATCGGCTATGCTTCTACCGGAGAGGAACGTTTCAAGGATAAGCTGGATTATATGATCCATGAATTGAGAGGGATGCAGAAACTATCCAAGGGAAATGCAGAGGATTTTGTAACCAAGGCATCCAAACAGAACCCGGGATCTGCATACTGGAGCAAAGACCCGAATGAATGGGGAGAAGGATTTATAAGTGCCTACTCACCGGATCAATTTGCACTTTTGGAGCAGTTTACACCCTATGCAAGCATCTGGGCACCTTACTACACACTGCATAAAATCCTCACAGGAGCAATCGATGCGTACAAATACACAGGTAACGAAGAAGCGCTTGAGGTTGCCGAGGGGATCGGAACCTGGGTTTACAGAAGACTCTCCGCACTGGAACCGGAAACGCGGAAAGCCATGTGGGATATGTATATAGCCGGTGAGTATGGAGGTATGAATGAGGCCATGGCGAGGCTTTATGAAATCACCGGTGATGAAAAATATAAAGAAACAGCGGAGATGTTTGATAATGCGACATTGTTTGACGGACTGGCCGGTAATGTAGACACGATACAAGGCAGACACGCAAACCAGCATATACCGCAGATTCTCGGAGCTTTGAAAGAATACAGCGCGACCGGAAATCCCTATTATTACAATCTGGCCGAGAACTTCTGGGAGATGAATGGGAGCCGCTATGCGTATTCTATCGGTGGAGTGGGAACAGGTGAAAGATATCAGAAGCCGTATGAACAGGGAGCGAATATCCATGCATCCGATTACCGTGGAGAGAACTGTGAGACCTGCTGCGCATACAACTTGCTGAAACTGACCAAGGATCTCTATGAGTATAACCCGGACAATGCAGCCTACATGGATTACTATGAGCGTACCTTGACCAATCAGATTCTGGCGTCTCAAAGCCCGGATCTGTCTCAGGGCATTCAGGGAGTTACTTACATGATGCCAATTGATCCGGGACAGATGCGGACCTACGATTATAATGGCTTTACCTGCTGTATGGGAACCGGTATGGAAAATCATCTGAAATACCAGGAAGCAGCCTATGCAAAGAAGGAAGACACACTGTATGTAAACCTCTATTTGCCGTCTACGGTGCACTGGAAAGAGATGGGAGTATCGGTGAAACAGGAAACGGCTTTTCCATCGGAAGACACAAAATTGACGGTAAGCGGTTCCGGAAACTTTGGCATGAAACTGCGTGTGCCTTACTGGGCAACAGAAGGATTTACGGTATCTGTAAACGGAAAGACCGTCATTGAGAACCCGGAGGTCAGCAGCTATGTAGAGATAAACAGAGAATGGGCAGACGGGGATGTAGTGACGATTCATATGCCCTATACACTTCATCTGGACAAAACACCGGATAAGGTAGACGGCTCCACCGTTGCCTCTCTCATGTATGGTCCCCTGGTTATGGCGGCACAAGACAACCGGGCGAAGTATGAAAAGATGAACTGGTATACCGTCGCACTGGAATCTGATTTAAGCAAGAGCGTTCAAATCGGTTCCGGTGAAAGCTACAGCGGTACAGTGCCGGAGCTGTACACGAACGGACTGACCTTCCGCCCGCTCTATGATGGACACGGATACAGATATCATGCGTATGTAAAACTGGAGGAACAGTATGTGGAACCGGAGCCCGAAGAGCTTCGCATCATCACCAACCCGACCGATTTCGTCGGAAGTGTGGAGGAAACAGCCATTTTCAACGTTGAAGCCGAAGGGAGCGACCTGAGCTATCAGTGGGAATACTGCAACATAAACTCCAATATATGGAGGATTTCCTCTATGACCGGAAATGATACAAAGGAAATCAGCGTTCCGATTACCAGATTGAGGGATGGGCAGAGATACCGCTGTGTGATTACCGATGGAAGGGGCAACACAGCAACCTCTGAGATGGCGGCATTGAAAATCGGTGCTGCAGACGGTGCACCGGTGATTACACTTCAGCCAGTCAGCTACCGTGGTGCAATCGGTGAAATGGCAACCTTTACAGGAAAAGCCCAGGGAGAAGGACTTACCCTTCAGTGGCAGTACTGCAACGAAGGCTCCAATATCTGGAGGGATTCTTCCATGGTGGGGAATAAGAGTGATATGCTGAAAGTCCCTGTAGCGACCTATAGAGACGGACAGAAATACCGTCTGGTTGTGACCGCAGGCAACGGAAGAATTGCCATATCCGATGTGGCGGTTGTTACCATAAGCAGATGAGGTTTGTGACTTGCTGACGAAACATTTTATGAGGAGATAGGAGTGGGAAGATGCAAAGAAAAAGTGGAAAGAGGTTCATGGCACTCGTACTGGCTGCATCCATGCTGTCAGGATCCATATTTATTGCACCGGTAGAAGCAAAAGCAGGCATCGGAGGGAGCAACATTGCTCCCGATGCCGTCGCTTCAGCGGAAAAAGAGAATACACCCGTCAAGAATGTGAATGACGGCAAACTGGCAACAAGCAACCCCGCTACATCCTGGAATACATGGGATGGCAGCGGTGCGGCAGAATATCCGACACCGGTTACCCTGACATGGGACGAACCCATGAAGCTGTCGAGTATGGAGGTCATGTG
The window above is part of the Novisyntrophococcus fermenticellae genome. Proteins encoded here:
- a CDS encoding beta-L-arabinofuranosidase domain-containing protein, whose amino-acid sequence is MLKSGIKKMVSIGLTTVMVLSPLTNAAPVMADTSDDKGLILHYDFQDLDGQVIDDVSGNGKTGVTQPLGSPKNIREVTIHGETKYAFEFKGGQPSQTSPYIEVPSGIFNGLEDVTLSCWVYQKPDGNTYQRVWDFGSGTQSYLYLISNGRNSGHMGLTAALTNNGWSKEIGPEKGSDLAAERWTRLDVTFDGSEKSMSLYEDGLLIGTKKTDTDLKAVKGSNQNWIGYGQFGNDLFKGMIADFKIYDYAKTQEEIVSDLAIEDGVRVEREKDLLDLGDLSYVTENLTLPVKGTLDCDISWASDNEEILAADGTVHRPEYGSGDAQVTLTATISYGEAVATKEFIVTVAEELTDEARAEQDADAIDLGNISSITKDIALPEAGFYGSSITWESADPAVISSTGAVTRPMGEDKEVVLTATITYGAASTQRTFTATVLSVYTKKRIISAEDYSGETRVGVLPSLPSQVTVTYSDQTKGSEKVVWPVDLKASQFAEEGQQVITGHLVDYDMDVKAMISVVDKEATAPEKSVTNFALSDVTLDGTDTIFGQNLQRAISTLDNMDADRYLYNFRVTFGQDTKGAKPYGGWEDPTGLLRGHATGHYMSALAIGYASTGEERFKDKLDYMIHELRGMQKLSKGNAEDFVTKASKQNPGSAYWSKDPNEWGEGFISAYSPDQFALLEQFTPYASIWAPYYTLHKILTGAIDAYKYTGNEEALEVAEGIGTWVYRRLSALEPETRKAMWDMYIAGEYGGMNEAMARLYEITGDEKYKETAEMFDNATLFDGLAGNVDTIQGRHANQHIPQILGALKEYSATGNPYYYNLAENFWEMNGSRYAYSIGGVGTGERYQKPYEQGANIHASDYRGENCETCCAYNLLKLTKDLYEYNPDNAAYMDYYERTLTNQILASQSPDLSQGIQGVTYMMPIDPGQMRTYDYNGFTCCMGTGMENHLKYQEAAYAKKEDTLYVNLYLPSTVHWKEMGVSVKQETAFPSEDTKLTVSGSGNFGMKLRVPYWATEGFTVSVNGKTVIENPEVSSYVEINREWADGDVVTIHMPYTLHLDKTPDKVDGSTVASLMYGPLVMAAQDNRAKYEKMNWYTVALESDLSKSVQIGSGESYSGTVPELYTNGLTFRPLYDGHGYRYHAYVKLEEQYVEPEPEELRIITNPTDFVGSVEETAIFNVEAEGSDLSYQWEYCNINSNIWRISSMTGNDTKEISVPITRLRDGQRYRCVITDGRGNTATSEMAALKIGAADGAPVITLQPVSYRGAIGEMATFTGKAQGEGLTLQWQYCNEGSNIWRDSSMVGNKSDMLKVPVATYRDGQKYRLVVTAGNGRIAISDVAVVTISR
- a CDS encoding PA14 domain-containing protein; the protein is MGKRLLSALLAVVLASAPCITASAAAPETAYRAEADAGLKAEYYLADRADMSFEVKKGETVEENINHPKDNNKLGQLFEQYTGVSDYVGIRWTGYLSVPETGAYQFHTDSDNGVRLYLDDDRMIDWWTTKWDQEQTSSPVYLEEGRMYKFEFDFLEWTGGQHVTLSWSNDGSVAKEVIPSSAFTQPEEAEEPPEEENSPVYHGLLGEYYTMNTDLVFEEKKSRSVDENIAFGSMEEILQERTGQKNMAGVRWTGRIIAPEDGTYTFYAYSDNGVKITLDNDQILTWWVNQYDKEQTSKEVTLKAGEAYDFKTDYFEFDGGSHVTLFWKNDNSITEKEIIPANVFYLSSDYDGAVISELDVSEAQLSKDEGEIGGTIKVLGENLGAEDTSVEIVGRNGNSLTKRIFPEVVSREAGEIVCNVPGDLKVGTYRIKAVAGKTTIVSSQTFSVTTTEDGSSDRPEHPRPDWMREKWMNLNGWWDFAYDKKEVGMDESWFEAGKKDFGQKINVPFCWESELSGIGDTDYLGVAWYQRELVLDETWKEQQIFLKFGAVDWKCSLWVNGAHVGDHVGGYTAFEYDITDFVTTDGTPNTISLMVEDKSSYGDDSYPALVGKQGLNAPCGYTHTSGIWQTVYLEGRTGTYMNYVHANPDIDASAVQFDVNLTSEKDQTVTVEYEFQSTLYNQETDENPNTGSAFSGAQTIAVTAGEQQYSLSPADIPEQKLWNYDEPNLYEGTITVKDANGTVLDQVSTYFGQREISSEKYDGKTVEYIYVNHEPVYLSGLLDQGFWAEGIYTAPSEDDLRFDLQAMKNLDFNMIRKHLKIEDPLQYYWADKLGMFVWQDMPHATAMVPVKGGKITGGAATPGRGHYEYALENMLTELIYNHPSVISVMLFNETWGLQSAYFNSETNVNIKNDEGESTYQWVQRMYAHAKELAPNILVEDMSPCNQDHIQPTDLNTFHMYPKGYTSSKNDVKYFAEGAEEGATRNFRFGNTYQGEPFLNSEYGGVAAYDGDWDVSWCFKYQTDLLRQQEKLSGFVYTEPYDIEYERNGILTYDRREKIFGYDEVAYGGDMSINDLTQPEYVGLDVNPALVAKPGAQYSAPAVSMRWTDETLPTHTLRWRFDATDVYGNQISTGLSGAFDIAFGPYQRESNTIEFRLPSQECVGTVTVWIENQDGEVVAKNFANVIVSDGKTSDEISQIGENSFLLKNTDRTSDVSGTGSSKLTFTVPEDFDSNTLKQLRLLTEASSNKGATASNSAQAQTTKGSELASDMTVLVNGVEIDTVYLPDNPRDIRGTLTLPQGLNGGSSAGNFGYLVNLNLTQDQVAAVAATLTDSKEITVTCQVKEDAKHKGGLRLYDETNGRYAVNPAIILNPQELYTAQESMQLNKETAHVIDTEQANYSVEALLSGEDAGILVRYDAANESGYYVRQSNHGTTLELLKADGSVLAPAVTLSEGEHPVKITLFDDHIQVFADHAPEAVIDIYDYSGYTGAVALRSRAEGRIDELTISPESYEAVQSEGQSEVNYTDHFILAQKTFDSRYTIVGNDWKSTVTSDNKLSITTQDGDKAVLKDITAEDLVLEADIAITKKNADGNIGFIFRGSDFGIGTDAANGYYAGIGIEDRDNENKGKGFVILGRMDRNGNPKWTQLGLKTIGEMDVDEIHRLRVEAVGPRIRVYLDDETSPELDVYDATYQGGGVAIRGFRAAGTLDNLVVSTAPRYHADFENGSIAEWDTAGTWGTDGKMKLSAGQTETDPSGCALVGNAGWSDLKLEADVVLGKDSLAGLIVRGKLHEEGLSGYQVLLDEKQNKVQFVLNRNGASAVLKEVSLNLSPGSHHVAVTAANNLYTTHVDGKEVMKVTDQTYAKGKVGLTTKDSSVSFDHVEVKDQFIYEENFENGALNGWEIIAGDFSVDDNILHIQPGKGSKMVNGYATWGNYTLSAKMKLDVSSEAKSNGGFIFRSSDFGSGQDDLRGYVAGINYNPKKGDAQSDQSGIELGDLRYGWRPIKNDTDYPVDPDKWYDFKVRVKDDKIAVYVDDELCYEVQDDAYQYGMFGIRNFNAGLYVKSLRVVPEGEEEATPAVDTTSLESLITMLEGMADKKDNYTPDSWARMEENLDTAKALLKETGLTQKAVDDMFLSLLDSYLNLTKAVQKTGLKAAIDYAEAFLADEEGLQEYTEESIAALREALEAAKTVYGTDYADVTEGKAAVLKATNDLMEATISLIRQEPVDKERLQTLIDYAAAVLKDAGHYTAASVKVLEEALASATTVLEDKKATEEEVAEACKSLSDALLGLVPGSDKAELENAIAMAEKILKNGDQYTADSLKGLEESLQNARSICGKEDPTQEEVDEALKALIVECMEVRLLGDVDHNGKIDSQDSAAVLKAMAELTDLEEDAEQAADVTRDGKVGTDDASRILQYAAELVEKF